One Grus americana isolate bGruAme1 chromosome Z, bGruAme1.mat, whole genome shotgun sequence DNA window includes the following coding sequences:
- the TMEM215 gene encoding transmembrane protein 215: MARSMKPDDINPRTGLVVALVSVFLVFGFMFTVSGIKGETLGDIPLLAIGPAICLPGIAAIALTKKTDGCTKCPEEECTCCKEVEDRDIIELLRTPSDLESGKGSCDELAKKACQKDRNVRWGENCTTICTAATITTMGERKNFIKEVEQEDMLRYLETCYPEMPENVFMGEGSAYSALENKSCSVTKDSTARPDVEDNIFVAPKDSIIVCSYKESTPYDRYCCYVNSTGVSSDQETIV, from the coding sequence ATGGCGCGGTCCATGAAACCCGACGACATCAACCCCCGAACGGGGCTGGTGGTGGCTCTGGTCAGCGTCTTCCTGGTGTTTGGCTTCATGTTCACCGTGTCTGGCATCAAGGGAGAGACCCTGGGGGACATCCCGTTGCTGGCCATCGGGCCGGCCATCTGCCTGCCAGGCATCGCCGCCATTGCCCTCACCAAAAAGACTGACGGCTGCACCAAATGTCCCGAGGAGGAGTGTACGTGCTGCAAGGAAGTCGAGGATCGGGATATCATAGAGCTGCTGAGGACCCCCTCGGACCTGGAGTCTGGCAAGGGGAGTTGCGATGAGCTGGCCAAGAAAGCATGCCAGAAGGACAGGAACGTGCGGTGGGGCGAGAACTGCACAACCATCTGCACCGCTGCCACCATCACCACCATGGGAGAGCGCAAGAACTTCATCAAAGAGGTGGAGCAGGAGGACATGCTGAGATACCTCGAGACCTGTTACCCAGAGATGCCGGAGAATGTGTTCATGGGAGAGGGGTCTGCATACAGTGCCTTGGAGAATAAGAGCTGTTCTGTCACCAAGGACAGCACTGCACGCCCAGACGTTGAAGACAACATTTTTGTTGCTCCTAAAGACAGTATCATTGTCTGCTCGTACAAGGAGAGCACCCCTTATGACAGATACTGTTGTTACGTAAACTCTACTGGAGTCAGCTCAGACCAGGAGACCATAGTGTGA